From Candidatus Nitricoxidivorans perseverans, the proteins below share one genomic window:
- a CDS encoding HU family DNA-binding protein, producing the protein MRESDLYSHTEGSTLMNKSELIEALATKAELSKAAAGRALDVLIEEIVTAVSKGDTVQLVGFGTFKSAARAAREGKNPKTGEKLKIKATTVPKFTAGANFKEKVANKGKAKKK; encoded by the coding sequence ATGAGAGAATCCGATCTTTATTCACACACCGAAGGGAGTACCTTGATGAACAAATCCGAGCTGATCGAAGCGTTGGCGACAAAAGCAGAACTGTCCAAGGCTGCCGCTGGCCGCGCCCTGGATGTCCTGATTGAAGAGATTGTGACGGCTGTCTCCAAGGGGGATACGGTTCAACTGGTTGGTTTTGGAACCTTCAAGTCCGCAGCCCGTGCTGCTCGCGAGGGTAAAAACCCGAAGACGGGTGAAAAGCTCAAGATCAAGGCCACGACTGTGCCGAAATTTACGGCCGGCGCCAACTTCAAGGAAAAGGTTGCCAATAAGGGCAAGGCCAAGAAGAAGTGA
- a CDS encoding helix-turn-helix domain-containing protein, translating into MAREIRITSVRELGDTVRRVRKESGLTQRDAAALCNVSLPFLNGVEQGKATAQIGKVLAVCQRFGIEVKLGLPMAPGDGA; encoded by the coding sequence ATGGCCAGGGAAATCAGGATCACCTCTGTTCGGGAGCTGGGGGATACCGTGCGACGGGTTCGCAAGGAGTCTGGCCTGACGCAGCGGGATGCCGCCGCCTTGTGCAATGTAAGCCTGCCATTTTTGAATGGTGTTGAGCAGGGCAAGGCAACCGCCCAAATCGGCAAGGTGCTCGCCGTGTGCCAGCGTTTCGGTATTGAGGTCAAACTGGGCCTGCCCATGGCGCCGGGTGACGGCGCATGA
- a CDS encoding HipA domain-containing protein, with the protein MSRLRVLANGDLVGLLDVTAGRWSFDYDAGWNAYALSPSFPLATRTYQDSADIRPVEWFFENLLPEGRLRELIASRDRIDPKDTWALLLRHGQDTAGALSLLPETMDTSDVQEKLLPLSRDALQDKIQESRLRNLPLMASWDDIRMSLAGAQEKLGLRIDAYGAMFLPEGTAASTHIVKPENASADFPFCPANEFFCMRLAAELKVPVPLVDLLHLPEPLYVIERFDREPGAAETAKTIRRLHQIDLCQALGVSPSKKYESEGGLGLHHLFGALRDTFIDRPIVAANAVVQWVAFNYLIGNLDAHAKNIAFLMRRKKAAVAPFYDMLCVEAYLPRQAMSMAIAGENKPGWVEGPHWDAMAYEAGVAPRLVRGVLSRMSADLPDAISKIIGDARLLPVERDFLRKKVLPVIEERQGFVTDAIKSRQSTIGELLTRKEFDPSVAERLAELS; encoded by the coding sequence ATGAGCAGGTTGCGTGTTCTGGCCAATGGCGACCTGGTTGGCTTACTCGATGTTACCGCAGGCCGCTGGTCGTTCGACTACGACGCTGGATGGAATGCCTACGCCTTGTCTCCTTCCTTTCCGTTAGCGACAAGAACGTATCAGGACTCGGCCGATATCCGTCCCGTGGAATGGTTCTTCGAGAATCTGTTGCCTGAGGGGCGACTGCGCGAGTTGATCGCGTCGAGGGATCGTATCGACCCGAAGGACACTTGGGCCTTGCTGCTCCGTCATGGGCAGGATACGGCCGGCGCTCTCTCGCTGCTTCCTGAAACAATGGACACCTCCGACGTTCAGGAAAAGCTGCTGCCTCTGTCGCGAGATGCCCTGCAAGACAAGATTCAGGAGTCGCGCTTACGCAACTTGCCGTTGATGGCCTCCTGGGACGATATCCGTATGTCGCTGGCCGGGGCGCAGGAAAAGCTCGGGCTGCGTATCGACGCGTATGGCGCCATGTTTTTGCCCGAAGGAACGGCGGCCTCGACCCATATCGTCAAGCCCGAGAACGCCAGCGCGGACTTCCCCTTTTGTCCTGCCAACGAATTCTTTTGCATGCGTTTGGCGGCTGAACTCAAGGTGCCAGTGCCCCTGGTGGATTTACTGCATTTGCCGGAACCTCTGTATGTCATCGAGCGGTTTGATCGTGAGCCAGGTGCGGCAGAAACCGCAAAGACGATTCGGCGACTGCATCAGATCGACCTTTGCCAAGCCCTTGGGGTTTCTCCATCGAAGAAATACGAGAGCGAGGGCGGCCTGGGTTTGCATCACTTGTTTGGGGCTCTTCGAGACACGTTCATCGATCGCCCAATCGTGGCTGCCAATGCAGTTGTTCAGTGGGTTGCCTTCAACTATCTGATCGGCAACCTGGATGCTCACGCCAAGAACATTGCTTTTCTGATGCGGAGGAAAAAAGCGGCGGTAGCGCCGTTCTACGACATGCTCTGCGTGGAGGCTTACCTGCCCAGGCAGGCCATGTCCATGGCCATTGCCGGGGAGAACAAGCCTGGCTGGGTAGAGGGGCCGCACTGGGATGCGATGGCCTATGAGGCCGGGGTGGCACCAAGGCTGGTTCGCGGCGTCTTGTCGCGGATGAGCGCTGACCTGCCGGACGCCATTTCCAAAATCATCGGTGACGCACGGCTTTTGCCGGTCGAGCGAGATTTTCTGAGAAAAAAAGTGCTGCCTGTCATTGAAGAGCGACAGGGGTTCGTCACCGATGCGATCAAGTCTCGACAATCGACGATTGGTGAACTGCTAACCAGGAAGGAATTCGATCCGTCGGTAGCGGAACGTCTGGCCGAGCTCTCCTGA
- a CDS encoding pyocin activator PrtN family protein, which produces MNHVTTKNSLEILSLRYGRSLLPLSVAAREIGINLRTAHNQISKGRFPVPTILQTRRRYVHVEDLAGYIDRLRRTSGTGNHLPMEVTQANGRTEKLAIQTSNA; this is translated from the coding sequence ATGAACCACGTCACCACAAAAAACAGCCTGGAGATTTTGTCCCTGCGCTACGGCCGTTCTCTGCTTCCGCTCTCCGTGGCTGCTCGCGAAATCGGCATCAACCTCCGAACGGCACACAATCAAATCAGCAAGGGAAGATTCCCCGTTCCCACCATTCTGCAGACCCGGCGGCGCTATGTTCATGTCGAGGATCTGGCTGGGTACATTGATCGATTACGGCGTACTAGTGGAACAGGGAACCATCTCCCCATGGAAGTAACGCAGGCGAATGGACGCACGGAAAAGTTGGCGATTCAAACCAGCAATGCCTGA
- a CDS encoding ABC transporter permease: MLAYITRRLLYALPILIGVNLITFALFFVVNSPDDMARMQLGIKRVTPEAIEKWKAERGYDRPLVWNERATGTGKATETIFFSKSVRMFAFDFGRADDGRDIAREIRMRMGPSLAVALPVFVLGLFATLSFALLLVYFRATTLDFAGVVLCVAMMSISGLFYIIGGQWLVSKVWHLVPISGFGDGLDAAKFVVLPVAIGVIGGIGAGARWYRTIFLEEIGRDYVRTARAKGLSERLVLFRHVLRNAMIPILTGVIVVIPSLFLGSLLIESFFGIPGLGSYTIDAINAQDFAVVRAMVFIGSLLYIVGLLLTDISYTLVDPRVRFQ, encoded by the coding sequence ATGCTCGCCTACATTACCCGCCGTCTGCTCTATGCGCTCCCGATCCTGATCGGGGTGAATCTCATCACCTTCGCGCTGTTCTTCGTGGTGAACAGCCCGGACGACATGGCGCGCATGCAGCTCGGCATCAAGCGCGTGACGCCCGAGGCCATCGAAAAATGGAAGGCCGAGCGCGGCTACGACAGGCCGCTCGTCTGGAACGAGCGGGCGACGGGGACGGGCAAGGCCACCGAGACCATCTTCTTCTCAAAGTCGGTGAGGATGTTCGCCTTCGACTTCGGCCGCGCCGACGACGGCCGCGACATCGCCCGCGAAATCCGGATGCGCATGGGGCCCTCGCTCGCCGTGGCGCTGCCCGTGTTCGTGCTGGGCCTGTTCGCCACCCTTTCGTTCGCGCTGCTGCTGGTGTATTTCCGCGCCACCACCCTCGACTTCGCCGGCGTCGTGCTGTGCGTCGCCATGATGTCGATCTCGGGCCTCTTCTACATCATCGGCGGGCAGTGGCTGGTGTCCAAGGTCTGGCACCTCGTGCCGATTTCCGGGTTCGGCGATGGGCTCGACGCGGCGAAGTTCGTCGTGCTGCCGGTGGCGATCGGCGTCATCGGCGGCATCGGCGCCGGCGCCCGCTGGTACCGGACGATCTTCCTGGAGGAGATCGGCAGGGACTACGTGCGCACGGCGCGGGCCAAGGGGCTTTCCGAGCGGCTCGTGCTGTTCCGCCACGTGCTGCGCAACGCGATGATCCCCATCCTCACCGGCGTCATCGTCGTCATCCCGAGCCTGTTCCTCGGCAGCCTGCTGATCGAATCCTTCTTCGGCATCCCTGGGCTGGGCAGCTACACCATCGACGCGATCAACGCCCAGGATTTCGCCGTGGTGCGCGCGATGGTGTTCATCGGCTCGCTGCTCTACATCGTCGGGCTGCTGCTGACCGACATTTCCTACACGCTGGTCGACCCGAGGGTACGTTTTCAGTGA
- a CDS encoding ABC transporter permease has product MLLWSDALFFLLIAAVAGGAWWARGQKHLRLAWAQVGASRVGLGAAAVLAVFFAIGLADSLHYRERLPDSGNSQSPQYAVEVLSALDALLMPLKTRTEKTYSAPLATHLYAKETMEDGSRGFPPLKHPGAHLLGTDKVGQDVLYLSLKSIRTGLLIGTLTTLIMLPAAVFLGILAGYAGGWVDDVIQYLYTTLNSIPGVLLIAAAVLMMQVVIDTHPGWFATAAERADARLLALCAILGVTSWTGLCRLLRGETLKLREMEYVQAARAFGASGLAIMLRHILPNVMHIVIIALVMDFSGLVLAEAVLSYVGIGVDPNTVSFGAMINTARMELAREPMVWWSLAAAFCFMFVLVLAANLFADVVRDAFDPRAAK; this is encoded by the coding sequence ATGCTGCTCTGGTCGGACGCCCTGTTCTTCCTGCTGATCGCGGCGGTCGCGGGCGGCGCGTGGTGGGCGCGGGGCCAGAAGCACCTGCGCCTGGCCTGGGCGCAGGTGGGGGCCAGCCGCGTCGGCCTGGGCGCGGCGGCGGTGCTGGCGGTCTTCTTCGCGATCGGACTCGCCGATTCGCTGCACTACCGCGAGCGGCTGCCCGATTCCGGCAATAGTCAGTCGCCGCAATACGCCGTCGAGGTGCTCTCCGCGCTCGACGCGCTGCTGATGCCCCTGAAGACGCGTACCGAGAAGACTTATTCGGCGCCGCTGGCGACGCACCTCTACGCCAAGGAAACGATGGAGGACGGCAGCCGGGGCTTCCCGCCGCTGAAGCATCCCGGCGCGCACCTGCTCGGCACCGACAAGGTGGGCCAGGACGTCCTCTACCTTTCGCTCAAGAGCATCCGCACGGGCCTCCTGATCGGCACGCTGACGACGCTCATCATGCTGCCGGCGGCGGTGTTCCTCGGCATCCTCGCCGGCTACGCGGGCGGCTGGGTTGACGACGTCATACAGTACCTCTACACGACGCTCAACTCGATCCCCGGCGTGCTGCTGATCGCCGCGGCCGTGCTGATGATGCAGGTCGTCATCGACACCCATCCCGGTTGGTTCGCCACGGCCGCCGAACGCGCGGACGCGCGCCTGCTGGCGCTGTGCGCCATCCTCGGCGTGACGAGCTGGACGGGCCTGTGCCGGTTGCTGCGCGGCGAGACCCTCAAGCTGCGCGAGATGGAATACGTCCAGGCGGCGCGGGCCTTCGGCGCTTCCGGCCTGGCGATCATGCTGCGTCATATCCTGCCCAACGTCATGCACATCGTCATCATCGCCCTCGTCATGGACTTTTCCGGCCTGGTGCTGGCCGAGGCGGTGCTCTCCTACGTCGGCATCGGCGTCGACCCGAACACCGTCAGCTTCGGCGCCATGATCAACACGGCGCGCATGGAGCTGGCGCGCGAACCCATGGTCTGGTGGTCGCTGGCCGCCGCCTTCTGCTTCATGTTCGTGCTCGTGCTCGCGGCCAACCTGTTCGCCGACGTCGTGCGCGACGCGTTTGATCCGCGGGCGGCGAAATGA